GCATTCTATTCACTTGGGGCAGAAGTTATAATGCCAGATGGAAGGACATTGCAAATTGGAACTATGCACAACTACAAGCAGAACTTTGCCAAAGCATATGAAATAACGTATGAAACAGAAGAAGGAACTCATGAATATGTTCACCAAACAACATTCGGAATGAGTGAGAGACTCTTAGCAGCCGTCATGGGAATTCATGGAGATGATAGTGGTCTTGTATTGCCTCCAGCCATAGCTCCAATACAAGTGGTGATAGTTCCAATTCCAATGAAGGATTCCCCCTATGACGTAAATGCATATGCTAAAGAGATAGCTGAAGAACTTAGAACAGCAGGTATAAGAGTTTATGTTGATGATAGAGAGGATATAAGGCCAGGAAGGAAGTTCTACGATTGGGAGATTAAGGGTGTGCCCTTGAGAATTGAGGTTGGTCCAAGAGACGTTGAAGGAAACAAGGCAGTATTTGCTAGAAGGGATACCTTTGAAAAGTTCAGTGTTGATAAAGATAAGATTGTTGAAGAAGCCAGAAAGACCCTTGATGCAATCATGGAAAATCTATATGCACGAGCAAGGGAATTCTTAGAGACTCACATAAAGAGGGTAGATACGGTAGAAGATGCTAAGAAAGTCTTTGAAGACAGAAGAGGAGTAGTAGAACTCCCCTGGTGTGGTGAGGAGAGCTGTGGTGTGGAAATGGAGGAAATCCTTGATGCTAGCATGCTTGGAATTCCATATCCCGAAGAAACAGCCAA
The sequence above is drawn from the Thermococcus sp. EP1 genome and encodes:
- the proS gene encoding proline--tRNA ligase produces the protein MENVSKTANVKRERVMNEFSDWYNEMIELAEIQDKRYPVKGMNVWLPYGLRIMRNIENLIHEEMVRTGHNEVLFPALIPETEFEKEAEHIAGFHGEVLWVTHAGEKPLEVKLILRPTSETAMYPMFNLWIRSHADLPFKIYQIVNVYRYETKHTRPLIRVREISRFFESHTAHDSFEDAERQIREDLEIFDNLAKNLALPYIVSKRPDWDKFPGAFYSLGAEVIMPDGRTLQIGTMHNYKQNFAKAYEITYETEEGTHEYVHQTTFGMSERLLAAVMGIHGDDSGLVLPPAIAPIQVVIVPIPMKDSPYDVNAYAKEIAEELRTAGIRVYVDDREDIRPGRKFYDWEIKGVPLRIEVGPRDVEGNKAVFARRDTFEKFSVDKDKIVEEARKTLDAIMENLYARAREFLETHIKRVDTVEDAKKVFEDRRGVVELPWCGEESCGVEMEEILDASMLGIPYPEETAKIEGKKCANCGRDAKYIARFARTY